Proteins encoded by one window of Streptomyces sp. LX-29:
- a CDS encoding MerR family transcriptional regulator, which yields MLIGDVARRSGVSARMLRHYESLGLVRPTGRTDSGYRQYSSEDIRRIFHIESLRSLGLSLRDVRRALDDPGFAPAELVDDLIRQTRDRIAAETKLLTRLRRIGAAEPAGWEDVLQSIALLQALGSTSAGARQRAALSAVEGVPAPVEALVEAVLSESDPNVAGALRWALAQSGEDGLALLAEGLDSPAAEVRKRAVQSIAEIPNGEATVLLRDALTNRDIAVRGHAALALGARGVADAVPTLIDMVVEERNDADAADALSTLASDPALADQIATGLVDRLSSGTMGSSARRRLAQALADIPGITSSRALADLSQDEDRAVALTATYILTLRDAR from the coding sequence GTGTTGATCGGTGATGTCGCGCGACGGTCCGGGGTCAGCGCCCGCATGCTCAGGCATTACGAATCGCTGGGTCTGGTGCGGCCGACGGGTCGTACCGACTCCGGCTATCGCCAGTACTCCAGCGAGGACATCCGGAGAATCTTCCACATCGAGAGCCTGCGGTCATTGGGGCTGTCGCTGCGCGACGTCAGGCGCGCGCTCGACGACCCCGGCTTCGCGCCCGCGGAGCTCGTCGACGACCTCATCCGCCAGACGCGAGACCGCATCGCGGCGGAGACGAAGCTGCTCACGCGACTTCGTCGGATCGGTGCCGCGGAACCCGCCGGCTGGGAGGACGTCCTCCAGAGCATCGCGCTCCTCCAGGCGTTGGGGTCGACGAGTGCGGGGGCGCGGCAGCGTGCGGCCCTGTCCGCGGTCGAGGGAGTTCCCGCGCCGGTGGAAGCACTGGTCGAGGCCGTGCTGAGCGAGTCGGACCCGAACGTCGCCGGGGCGCTTCGTTGGGCTCTGGCGCAATCGGGCGAGGACGGGCTGGCACTGCTGGCGGAGGGACTCGACTCACCTGCGGCCGAGGTGCGGAAACGCGCCGTCCAGTCCATCGCCGAGATACCGAACGGTGAAGCGACCGTACTGTTGCGGGACGCCCTCACGAACCGCGACATCGCGGTCCGCGGGCACGCGGCTCTGGCGCTCGGAGCACGTGGAGTGGCCGACGCGGTCCCGACGCTCATCGACATGGTCGTCGAGGAGAGGAACGACGCCGACGCAGCCGATGCACTCAGCACGCTGGCGAGTGATCCCGCGTTGGCGGATCAGATCGCCACTGGGCTCGTCGACCGCCTCAGCAGCGGCACCATGGGATCGTCCGCGCGTCGACGGCTGGCACAGGCGCTCGCGGACATCCCCGGGATCACGTCGTCACGTGCCCTCGCGGATCTGTCACAGGACGAAGACCGTGCCGTCGCGCTGACCGCGACATACATTCTCACGCTACGCGACGCACGATAG
- a CDS encoding HEAT repeat domain-containing protein — MTMPKEATNTMRALQRLENDSSSIRLRAALAVGTNPDPAFIGKLIERCAREPEFSVRETLTWALTRHAASMTVPLLLDEVRSERAQARSQALHTLSKIGDRRAWPAITPALLSDADDEVARSAWRAAVVLVPEGEEHGLAVLLATQLGRGEGETQLSLSRALIALGEVMLPTLGVATTDLDPRVSAHAIATERLWRDPDAGFEFAIEEAKRVVALGGARQEGQ; from the coding sequence ATGACCATGCCGAAAGAGGCCACCAACACCATGCGAGCTCTCCAGAGGTTGGAGAACGACAGCTCGTCGATCCGACTGCGGGCAGCGCTGGCGGTCGGTACGAACCCGGACCCCGCGTTCATCGGCAAGCTCATCGAAAGATGCGCGCGCGAACCCGAGTTCTCCGTGCGCGAAACGCTGACGTGGGCGCTGACCCGCCACGCGGCGTCGATGACGGTCCCGTTGCTTCTCGACGAGGTCCGCTCGGAGCGTGCGCAGGCACGGAGCCAGGCGTTGCACACGCTGTCCAAGATCGGGGATCGGCGAGCGTGGCCGGCGATCACACCGGCGCTGCTGTCCGACGCCGACGACGAGGTGGCCCGGAGCGCCTGGCGGGCAGCGGTCGTGCTCGTGCCCGAGGGTGAGGAGCACGGGTTGGCCGTACTGTTGGCGACACAGCTCGGGCGCGGCGAAGGCGAGACGCAGCTGAGTCTCAGCCGGGCGCTGATCGCGCTCGGGGAGGTGATGTTGCCGACGCTGGGCGTCGCGACGACGGATCTCGACCCTCGCGTGAGCGCGCACGCGATCGCCACGGAACGCCTTTGGCGGGACCCGGATGCCGGATTCGAGTTCGCGATCGAGGAGGCGAAGCGCGTCGTAGCCCTCGGCGGGGCCCGTCAGGAGGGGCAGTAG